GCGCCCATCGTTGAGGCGCATGCGGGGACCGTAGGTGTTGAAGATGCGGACGATGCGGGTGCGGACCTCGTGCGCGCGCCGGTACGCCGCCACGATGGCCTCTCCGTAGCGCTTGGCCTCGTCGTAGCAGGAGCGCGGGCCAATGGGATTCACGTTGCCCCAGTACTCCTCGCGCTGCGGGTGCACCAGCGGGTCTCCGTAGATCTCCGACGTGGAGGCCTGGAGGAACACCGCGCCCTTGTTCTGGGCCAGCCGGAGGCCATTCTCGGTGCCGATGGAGCCCACCCGCAGCGTCTCGATGGGCAGCTGCGCGTAGTCGATGGGCGAGGCCGGTGAGGCCATGTTGAAGACGAAGTCCACCGGACCCTCGAAGGCGAACGGCTCGGTGATGTCGTGGTGCAGCGATACGAAGCGCCCGTCCTTGCGCGGCTCGACGAGATTGCGTGCGTCACCCGTGATGAAGTTGTCGACGCTCACCACCTCCGATGCGCCGTCGGCGAGCAATCGCTCGCAGAGATGTGAGCCCAGGAAGCCCGCTCCGCCCAGGACGATGATCCGCTTGCCGTGGATTCGGTTCATTCCTGGAGCTTGCGGCCAGGGCTGGAGCCGGGGGGAGCGGCCATCGCCGGCCCACGGGCCATGCGTTTTGTCCCCGACGCGTCAGGCGCCAGCCACGTCCGCCAGCAAGCAGCGGGGCCGTTCTCCGGTGCACGTCTCTCTCTCGGCGTCGGCTTGCCTGCTCGCGATGGACCCTGAACTCCAGTTCTAGGACCGGCGTTCTACGACTCACGCACGTGAGCGAGAGCACTCCGCGACAAGTGCGATGGATCCATCGGGCCCGGGGTACCGCCAGGCATCAGGGTGCTTACCCTTCCCGCGGAAAGACGGGGCCGTTCCACATCGGCTGGCCCCCTGACCTTCACAAACCAGAGACGCGCGTGGCGCGGCGGTTGCTGGGAGGGAATCATGAGGCGCAAGCAGGTACTCATCACCGGAGGCGCGGGCTTCATCGGTTCGCATCTGGAGGATGGGATGCAGCAGCGTGACTTCGTCAACGTGCACGACGTGGCGCGCGCCTGCCGCCTGGCCATGGAGGTCGAGGACGCGGCCGGGCATGTGCTCAACATCGGCAGCGGCCGCTCCGTCAAAGTGATGGGCAAGCCACACATCCGGCCAGCGGTGACGGGCAAATACCGTATGGGCGACATCCGTCATTGCTTCGCCGACATCACGTTGGCTCGCGAGGTGCTGGGATACGAGCCTCGGGTCGAGTTCCAGCGGGGGCTGGCGGAATGGCTGAAGGCGGAGCTCGAGGCGCGAGGGCTGACCGTATGAGCAAGACACGATCCCGGAGGAACGGTCACGACAAGCCGGTGGTCATCTTCGGTGGGGCGGGCTTCATCGGCTCCAACGTGGCGGACCAGTTCCTGAGCGAAGGCCGGCTGGTGCGGGTGTTCGACAACGTGTCGCGCGCTGGCGTGGTGCGCAACCTGCGCTGGCTCAAGGAGCGCCACGGGTCGCTGCTCAACGTGGTGGTGGCGGACATCCGCGACGAGGTGGCGGTGCGGGGCGCCGTGCGCGACGCGGGGGAGGTGTTCCACTTCGCGGCTCAGGTGGCGGGGACCACCAGCCCCGAGGGCCCGGTGCACGACTTCGAGGTCAACGCACGCGGCACCCTCAATGTGCTCGAGGCCCTGCGGGCCATGGCCGAGCCCGCGCCGCTGATCTTCACCTCCACCAACAAGGTGTACGGCGGGTTGCCGGGACTGGAGCTCGTCCAGGATGGCCGCCGCTACGGGCCCAGGGACGAGGCGACGCGCGCCCACGGCATCAGCGAGCGCTGCCCGCTCGACTTCGAGAGCCCGTATGGCTGCTCCAAGGGTTGCGCGGACCAGTACGTGCTCGACTACGGGCACTCCTTCGGGCTGAAGACAGCGGTGTTCCGGATGAGCTGCATCTACGGCCCGCGGCAGTTTGGCACCGAGGAACAGGGTTGGGTGGCGCACTTCCTCATCCGCGCGCTCGAGGGCAAGCCGATCACCCTCTACGGCGACGGCATGCAGGTGCGCGACATCCTCTTCGTCGAGGACCTGGTGCGCGCCTTTCAGCTCGCGCAGGCCAACATCGACAAGCTCCGGGGGCAGGTCTTCAACATCGGCGGTGGCCCGGAGCGGACGGTGAGTCTGCTGGAGCTGCTCGACCTCATCGAGCAGCGCACCGGGCGGCGCCCCGAGGTCCGCTTCGAGGACTGGCGCACCGGAGACCAGCGCTACTACGTCTCCGATACCCGCAAGTTCCAGGAGGCCACCGGCTGGGCTCCGCGGGTGGACGTCGAGCAGGGCGTGACGCGGCTGCACGCGTGGTTGGAGACGCTGGCGGAGGAGCGCGCGAGTCATCCACCCATCAGAGGAGATGCGCTTGAAGCCTTCGCGGGCTAGCTCGAACGGTATGGCCGCGACACCGCCCGTGCGGCGGGTGTTGATGACCGCCGACACGGTGGGGGGCGTGTGGACGTACGCGCTCGAGCTGTGCCGGGCGCTCGCCGTGGACGGGGTGGAGGTGGCGCTCGCGACGATGGGAGCGCCGCTGTCCCCCGGGCAGTGGGCCTCGGCGCGGGAGGTGCCGGGGCTCTCCATCCACGAGAGCACCTACCGGCTCGAGTGGATGGACGACCCCTGGGAGGACGTCCGCGCCGCCGGCAAGTGGCTCCTCGAGCTGGAAGCGCGGCTGGAGCCCAACCTCATCCACCTCAATGGTTATTGTCACGGCGCGCTCCCGTGGCGGGCCCCGACCCTCATGGTGGCGCACTCGTGCGTCCTGTCGTGGTGGGAGGCCGTGAAGGGGGAGTCCGCCCCCAGCCGCTATGACCGATACCGCGAAGAGGTGAAGCGGGGCCTGCGCGCGGCGGGGTGCGTGGTGGCGCCCAGCGCGGCGATGCTCGCGGATGCCGAGCGGCTCCATGGTCCGTTCCGCGCGACGCGGGTGATCGCCAATGCACGGCGGGCGGAGTCCTTCCCGCCCGGGCCCAAGGAAGACTTCGTGCTCGCCGCGGGCCGCCTGTGGGACGAGGCCAAGAACCTGGCGGCACTGGAGAAGATCGCTCCGTGGCTGCCGTTCCCGGTGCGGATAGCCGGTGAGACGCACCACCCCGGAGGCGGTGACTCGGCGCGGACGTGTCAGGTGGAGTCGCTCGGGCGCCTCACGTCGGCGGAGCTCGCGGGCTGGATGTCCCGGGCTGGCGTCTACGCGCTGCCCGCTCGCTACGAGCCCTTCGGTCTGTCCATCCTGGAGGCCGCGCTCGCCGGGTGCGCGCTGGTGCTCGGAGACATCCCGAGCCTGCGCGAGGTGTGGGGCGATGCCGCGCTCTTCGTGGACCCGGACGACTCCCAGGGACTGCTCGCCGCGCTGCGGAACCTGATGGAGCACCCCGCCGAGCGCGAGCGCCAGGCCGCTCGGGCCCGAGAGCGGGCGCTCACCTTCACGCCCCGCCGCATGGCGGAGGCCTACCTGGAGCTCTACGTCAACGTGTTGGATCCGAAGCGCGCGCGCGAAGAGGGCTTCACGTACTTCGGCATCGGCCGCGGCCAGTCCTGAGGACCGGGTCCGGAGGGAGCCCCCGTGTCTCCACGGGGGCCGCCGCTCACTTCCGCAGGCTCGCGATGTCGATCACGAAGCGGTAGCGCACATCGCTCTTGAGCATGCGCTCATAGGCCTCGTTGATCTTCTGGATGGGGATGACCTCGATGTCCGAGGCCACGCCGTGCTTCGCGCAGAAGTCGAGCATCTCCTGCGTCTCGCGGATGCCACCGATCATCGAGCCACTGAGCTTGCGCCGGCGTGCGATGAGCGAGAAGGCCGCCACCGGGGTGGGGGTCTCGGGCGCGCCGACGATGATCATCGTGCCGTCCACCTTCAGCAGGCTGAGGTAGGCGTTGTAGTCGTGTGGCGCGGAGACGGTGTCGAGGATGAAGTCGAACGTGCTGGCGAGCGTCTTGAAGGTGCTCTTGTCGGATGTGGCGGCGAAGTGCTTCGCGCCCAGGGCCAGCGCGTCGTCGCGCTTGGACGGCGAGGTGCTGAGCGCAGAGCAGCGGCGCGGCGCGGTCCAGAGGGATCGACTCCGGCACGCGCAGCACGTACTTCTCGTCCACGGTGATCTGCGTGGAGTAACCGCCGTAGGTAGGCGTGTAGGTGCCCACCATGCCCTTGTCGCAGTACTGCTCCTCGCCCCGGGTGCACGAGGGGCACTCGCGGCAGGAGTCCACGAAACAGCCCACGCCGACGGCGTCACCGACCTTGAACTTCGTGACCGCGCCGCCGACCTTGCTCACCCGCCCGACGATTTCGTGGCCGGGCACCATCGGGAAGATGGCGCCGCCCCACTCTCGGGCGCCGCGAAGAATCCGGGCCCTGGAAGGTCCGTTGAAGCGGGTATGTAGAGTCTCGGCGGGGGAGGACTAGTGGCCCCCGTCCTTCGAGGGGGCCGCCTTGCCCTGGGTGAAGTCCTCACTCTCGACCAGCTCCGAGTCCTGGTTCAGGAACTCGCGGGCGACGCGGTCCACGTCCTCGGCCTTGAGGCCGGTGAGCACCACGCTCGCCGCCTTCGTCCGGGCGACGAGCGCTGTCTCACCCAGTGCCCCGTGGATGCGCATGAGCGCCAGGTGGATCTCGGGGTCGAACGGGTCCGACGCCAGGGCCTCCATGTAGGACTGCTTGGCCTTCGGGTAGTCCTTGCGGAACAGGTAGATGCGGCCCAGGTGCACGTTGGTGCTCGGCGAGCCCGGGTGCACGCGCAGCGAGCCCCGCAGCACCTGCTCCGCTTCGTCCAGCCGCCGCAGCTCCAGCAGCGCCAGCGCGTACTTGTTGGACACGGACTCGTACTTGTCGCCCACCAGCCTGTGCGCCTTGGCGTACTCCTCGGCCGCCGCCTTGATGCGGTTGCGCTCGCGCATCAGCTCGCCCAGGTGCGCGAACTTGCGCGCTGGCACCTCCGTCACCTCCGCGAAGTCCCCGAAGGAGATCTCCCGCCCCTTCTTCTTCTCGTCCTTCTCCTTCGCGTTCTCCTTGAGTACCACTTCCTCGCGCGGCAGCAGCTCCTTGGGGAAGGACTGCTTCTTGATGTGCGCCAGCCAGGACTTCTCGAAGAGCCCGAAGGGCATCCCCGTGGCCCCCTCCACCGCGTTCTTGTCCTGCTTGCCATCCTTCAGCCCGAGGATGATCTCCCGCAGGCCCTTGTTGCCCTGCGTCGTGTACACGTAGTCGATGGCGAAGAAGACCTCGGCGAACGCCGTGGCCGCGTCCTCCGCCGTGGGCAGCATGGCGATGGACGGGTGCATCTTCTCGAAGGGGATGAGCTTGTCGTCCTTCACCCGCTTGCCCAGCAACGCCAGCATCGACGGCGTCATCGCCTGCCCCGGCTTGCCTCGCCAGCGCGACTCCAGGAACTTCGCCAGTCCCTCGTGCAGCCAGATGGGCACCGTGTTGTGGCTCATCTGGCTCACCACCAGGTGCACGTACTCGTGCGCCAGCGTGTCCTGCCAGTCGTAACCCCTCGCCACCGCCTTGGGGCTCGTCACCATCAGCTTGTTGAACTTGCAGATGGCGATGGTTCCCGTCGTCTGTATTTGATTGTAGGTGAGCGTGCTCACCTTCGACAGCTCCCGCGCGTTGTTCACCACCTCCACGCGGATCTTCCCCGGCGGCCGGTGCCCCAGATCCTCCGCCAACGCCCGGTGGATGGACTCCAGCGTGTCCAGCGCGTACGGCACCAGCACCTCGTCCTTCCCCTTCGGGTAGAAGAAGATGAAGTGCTCGCTCTCCGCTCGCGCGTGGTCCTTCACGATGTCGCGCGTTTCCTTCGCCAGCCTCAGGTAGCTGCCCGGCTTGTCCTCGATGTTGGCTCCCTCGAGCAGCTCCACCGCCTCCTGGTAGCGGCCCTCCTCGAACGCCACACGCCCCTGGAAGTATTTGAGCGGCTCGACGTCCTCCGGGACGATTCCCTCCAGCGCCTGCAGCTCCCTGCGCGCTCCCGGTACGTCCCAGTCGTCCAGCGACTTCTCCACCTTCCCCAGCCGCTCCTTGGCCTCGCTCTTCAGCGCGTCCTGGGCGTACGCGCCCGTGGTGAGGAACAGGGAGAGGACGAGGGCGAAGACCCTCACCCCGGCCCTCTCCCAGGGGGAGAGGGTGCTCGCAACCCGGGTCATCACTTGACCAGCTCCTCGTAGTAGCGCTTCACCTGGTCCCGGTATTTCTCCGGCGCACCCTGCTTCATCGCGTCCAGCAGATCCTTCCGGAACTCCTTCGGCGCCTGGTAGGCCTCCTCGTCCGGAATCTCCACCTTGTCTCGCGGATCCCTCCCGTTGCCCTCTCTCTTCCCTCCCATCCCCATCGGCATCGGCAGTCCGCGCCCCTTGCCACGGCCCCGCTGGCTCTCCTTCATCTGCTGCTGGAACTGCTTGAGCCCCTCCAGCGCCGCCTGCTGCTCGCCGTAGCCCCGGTTCGCGTCCTTGCCCTGCATCCGCTGCGCCGCCTCGCCCATCCGCTCGCCGATCTGCTCCATCTGGTCCCCGGCCTCCTGGCCGAACAGCGGCGCCATCTGCTCCATCTCCTGCATCTGCTGGCGCAGGCCCTTCGCCTTCTGCTCCAGCTCCTGCTGTTGCTGGGCCAGTTGCTGCAGTTGCTGCCGCTCCTGCGGGCTCATCTGCGAGCCCGGCGGCGGGAAGAGCGACTGCAGCTTGCGGTTCACGTCCTCCACCGTCTTCGCGTCCTCCTCCAGCTCCTCCGCCAGCCGCGCCGACTGCTTGCGCACGTCCTCCGGATTGCCGTACAGCTCGTCCAGCGCGCGCTGCTGCTCGCCAAAGCTGGACAGCTGCTGCGCCGCCTCCGAGGCCCGCTGCGCCGACTCGGCCGCCAGGTCGTAGTCGTCCACCTTCAGCGCGTTCCTCGCGTTCTCCAGCTCGGCCTGGGCCTTCTCCAGCGGCTGCGACGCCCGGCTGCTCAACTCATCGGGCCGCAGCTGCTGGTAGCTCTTCTGCACCTGCTCCAGCTGGCGCTGCAGCTCGTCCTTCATCGCCTTGCCGCGCTCGGACAGCCGGTCCTTGTTCTGCTTGCGCGCCTGGTCTCTCAGCGCCTTGGTGGCGTCCGCCACGCGCTGCTGCTCCTGCGCCGTCTTCTCCAGGTCGTCCATGAACTGGCCGAACTTCTGCGCCAGCTCCGGGTGCTGCTGGTCGCCGAACTCGTCCTGCGCCTCGTTCAGGCCGTTGAGCATCTCGTCCATCTGCATGGACAGCTCCTGCAGCTTCGCGAGCGCCTCGTCCGTCTTCCCCTCGCGCATGAGCCGCTCCACGTCGTCGAGCGCGCTCTGCATGTCCTGGTCCTTCATCATCTCCTGAAGGGCCTCGGCGTTGAGGTGCTCGTCGCGGATGCCCTGGCGCATCTCGGACATGCGCTGCATCAGCTCCTGGATGCGGTTGCGCACCTCTTGAATCTGCTGCATCACCTGCTCGCGCACCTGCTCGTCCGGGTTCTGCTTGTACTGCTCGATGAGGTTGGCCAGCTCGCGCCGCTCGTTGGCCAGCTGCTTGGCCAGCTCCTGCAGCGCCTCCAGCTTCTGCCGGTCCAGCAGCGACTCCAGGTAGAGGATGTCCTTCTCCAGCTCGGAGATCTCCTCTTCCACCAGCGCGCCCATGCGGGCCCCGGTGCCGAAGTCGTCGCCGGTGGGGCGGCGCTGCTGGGTGCGCAGGTAGATGCGCCGGAAGTCCGAGGTGGCGCGCACCCGCTGGCCCAGCGTCTCGGAGATGTTGATGAGCGCGGTGACGAGCTCGCCGGGCGTGTCCCGCTCGCGGTTCAGCTCCTGGGCCAGCGCGCGCATGTCTCCCACCAGCGTCAGTCCCGCGGTGTCCACCGACTGCGCCGAGGCCACCTTCTGCGCGTCCTTCGTCTTCTCCCGATCCGGGCCCTCCAGCCGGTCCGCCAGGTGGTCCACCATGCGGCCCCAGAGGGCCTCGGCCTTCTCCAGGGCGGCGCGCAGGTGCTCGGCGGCGCTGTAGATGCGCAGCACCTGGGTGCGGCTGACGCCCCGCTTGGCGCCCGCCACCGCGTCGTTGTCCTTGGCCTCCACGTAGTAGGAGATGCGGTCTCCCGCCTGCACCTTCAGCGTGCCCAGGTCCCACGTGTACGTGTTGCGCGCGCGCCGGCTGTCCTCGCGCGGCAGCGGGATGCGCGTCTCCTCCTTCGCGCCCGGCGTCCGGAAGACGAGTGCCAGGCCGCTCAGTCCGTAGTCGTCACTGGCCTCGTACTTGAGCGTCACCTTCTGGCCCGGGTCGATCTCCAGCTCCGCCGCGGGCGTGAGGAGGCTCACCTGGGGGTTGGCGTCCGCCTCCACGTTGAGCGGGATGTCCGGCCCGGTGGCGATGGGTGAGCGGCCCTTGTCGTAGAAGATGAAGTGGTAGTTGCCCGTCTTCTTCGCCACGAAGGTGCCCGTCAGCTCCCTCTTCCCCACGACGGTGAGCGGCAGCGTCTCGCCGTTGACGACCAGCTCCGCGCGCTCCACCTCGCGGTCCGAGCGCGTCTTGAGCTGCACCTCGGTGCCCGCCGGCGCGCTCACCTCGCCATTGGTGCCCGGCACGGTGCGCTGGGC
This is a stretch of genomic DNA from Archangium violaceum. It encodes these proteins:
- a CDS encoding UDP-glucuronic acid decarboxylase family protein, with amino-acid sequence MNRIHGKRIIVLGGAGFLGSHLCERLLADGASEVVSVDNFITGDARNLVEPRKDGRFVSLHHDITEPFAFEGPVDFVFNMASPASPIDYAQLPIETLRVGSIGTENGLRLAQNKGAVFLQASTSEIYGDPLVHPQREEYWGNVNPIGPRSCYDEAKRYGEAIVAAYRRAHEVRTRIVRIFNTYGPRMRLNDGRVVPAFVGQALRGEDFTVFGDGSQTRSFCYVSDLIDGIVRLAVSDVEEPVNIGNPREMTILQFAEAVRAAMGGGSRITFQPLPKDDPKQRQPDITRARQLLGWEPRVALEDGLRETIAYFRRLTEHSDPPRTSNTRVDAGPVV
- a CDS encoding NAD-dependent epimerase/dehydratase family protein → MRRKQVLITGGAGFIGSHLEDGMQQRDFVNVHDVARACRLAMEVEDAAGHVLNIGSGRSVKVMGKPHIRPAVTGKYRMGDIRHCFADITLAREVLGYEPRVEFQRGLAEWLKAELEARGLTV
- a CDS encoding NAD-dependent epimerase/dehydratase family protein encodes the protein MSKTRSRRNGHDKPVVIFGGAGFIGSNVADQFLSEGRLVRVFDNVSRAGVVRNLRWLKERHGSLLNVVVADIRDEVAVRGAVRDAGEVFHFAAQVAGTTSPEGPVHDFEVNARGTLNVLEALRAMAEPAPLIFTSTNKVYGGLPGLELVQDGRRYGPRDEATRAHGISERCPLDFESPYGCSKGCADQYVLDYGHSFGLKTAVFRMSCIYGPRQFGTEEQGWVAHFLIRALEGKPITLYGDGMQVRDILFVEDLVRAFQLAQANIDKLRGQVFNIGGGPERTVSLLELLDLIEQRTGRRPEVRFEDWRTGDQRYYVSDTRKFQEATGWAPRVDVEQGVTRLHAWLETLAEERASHPPIRGDALEAFAG
- a CDS encoding glycosyltransferase family 4 protein, which translates into the protein MAATPPVRRVLMTADTVGGVWTYALELCRALAVDGVEVALATMGAPLSPGQWASAREVPGLSIHESTYRLEWMDDPWEDVRAAGKWLLELEARLEPNLIHLNGYCHGALPWRAPTLMVAHSCVLSWWEAVKGESAPSRYDRYREEVKRGLRAAGCVVAPSAAMLADAERLHGPFRATRVIANARRAESFPPGPKEDFVLAAGRLWDEAKNLAALEKIAPWLPFPVRIAGETHHPGGGDSARTCQVESLGRLTSAELAGWMSRAGVYALPARYEPFGLSILEAALAGCALVLGDIPSLREVWGDAALFVDPDDSQGLLAALRNLMEHPAERERQAARARERALTFTPRRMAEAYLELYVNVLDPKRAREEGFTYFGIGRGQS
- a CDS encoding peptidase MA family metallohydrolase; translated protein: MTRVASTLSPWERAGVRVFALVLSLFLTTGAYAQDALKSEAKERLGKVEKSLDDWDVPGARRELQALEGIVPEDVEPLKYFQGRVAFEEGRYQEAVELLEGANIEDKPGSYLRLAKETRDIVKDHARAESEHFIFFYPKGKDEVLVPYALDTLESIHRALAEDLGHRPPGKIRVEVVNNARELSKVSTLTYNQIQTTGTIAICKFNKLMVTSPKAVARGYDWQDTLAHEYVHLVVSQMSHNTVPIWLHEGLAKFLESRWRGKPGQAMTPSMLALLGKRVKDDKLIPFEKMHPSIAMLPTAEDAATAFAEVFFAIDYVYTTQGNKGLREIILGLKDGKQDKNAVEGATGMPFGLFEKSWLAHIKKQSFPKELLPREEVVLKENAKEKDEKKKGREISFGDFAEVTEVPARKFAHLGELMRERNRIKAAAEEYAKAHRLVGDKYESVSNKYALALLELRRLDEAEQVLRGSLRVHPGSPSTNVHLGRIYLFRKDYPKAKQSYMEALASDPFDPEIHLALMRIHGALGETALVARTKAASVVLTGLKAEDVDRVAREFLNQDSELVESEDFTQGKAAPSKDGGH
- a CDS encoding DUF4175 family protein — translated: MNFESPQTPGPELSPPPPPPPSAPPREPQEEPRSQGVEKLLAAVRARQRRHLWLQGMLLGLATLLVLAVAGGFLALAAPALGRWVLFLAPVAGALVACAFGVGLSLRTVGDDLRTARLIGERRPELSLDVLAAVELSRERAGQPQHSADLADAFLRQMDLRAEQVDVGTVVDRKRLEHAGLALGGVVLVLAVVLGLAGSHWRVGFAKALESASRMTAAEVREPITGDIELTYRYPAYTGLAQRTVPGTNGEVSAPAGTEVQLKTRSDREVERAELVVNGETLPLTVVGKRELTGTFVAKKTGNYHFIFYDKGRSPIATGPDIPLNVEADANPQVSLLTPAAELEIDPGQKVTLKYEASDDYGLSGLALVFRTPGAKEETRIPLPREDSRRARNTYTWDLGTLKVQAGDRISYYVEAKDNDAVAGAKRGVSRTQVLRIYSAAEHLRAALEKAEALWGRMVDHLADRLEGPDREKTKDAQKVASAQSVDTAGLTLVGDMRALAQELNRERDTPGELVTALINISETLGQRVRATSDFRRIYLRTQQRRPTGDDFGTGARMGALVEEEISELEKDILYLESLLDRQKLEALQELAKQLANERRELANLIEQYKQNPDEQVREQVMQQIQEVRNRIQELMQRMSEMRQGIRDEHLNAEALQEMMKDQDMQSALDDVERLMREGKTDEALAKLQELSMQMDEMLNGLNEAQDEFGDQQHPELAQKFGQFMDDLEKTAQEQQRVADATKALRDQARKQNKDRLSERGKAMKDELQRQLEQVQKSYQQLRPDELSSRASQPLEKAQAELENARNALKVDDYDLAAESAQRASEAAQQLSSFGEQQRALDELYGNPEDVRKQSARLAEELEEDAKTVEDVNRKLQSLFPPPGSQMSPQERQQLQQLAQQQQELEQKAKGLRQQMQEMEQMAPLFGQEAGDQMEQIGERMGEAAQRMQGKDANRGYGEQQAALEGLKQFQQQMKESQRGRGKGRGLPMPMGMGGKREGNGRDPRDKVEIPDEEAYQAPKEFRKDLLDAMKQGAPEKYRDQVKRYYEELVK